GTGACTTTTCCAGTCTTGTAATCTACTATACGCAGGCTTCCTTCGCCAAGGGAATCCAGACGGTCCACATAGCCGTGGAAGCGATATCCTTCGAATGTCCAGAACATCTGTTTTTCGAGGCCGAGTATCCTGAAACCCTTCAGATGCCTTTCGTCAAGCAGACGCTTGTCTACCTCGAGAGTCTTCATTACATAGTTGCAGACTACTTCCTCAAGCACAAGGTTACGCCCGGAGACATCCGTCGTATGCAGCTGGCCAAGTATCAACGCCCTGATCTTTCCCTTGATTTCAGGCCTGCGTTTCAGCCATCTTCCGATGTATTCGGACGTGACCATTGTCAAGGGCTGCAGGGTGCCGTCAGCGATCGACGCATCTATGTCCTTCCTCTCCATGCTGAAGTCCGGCTCCATGGCCTTTTCACCAAGATATAGGGCCTGCATGACCGCATGATAAACATTACCGAGCATGCCTGCATCCAGGGATTCGGCCACTTCATCCTCCGCCTTGAGCCTTTCAATGGTATGATAATAGAACTTGACCGGGCAGGTCAGGTAATTCTGCATTGCCGTCGCGGAAAGCAGCGTCTTACGAAGCCTGTCGGCGATATCGGCAGGTTTCGGGACCTCGGAATCCTCTGGAAGGCTCTTGAGTTCCGCCCTGGCCACATAACGGCGCACAGGCACCCTGAAATGGTACTGCAGCTGCTTGATGTAGCGGCTTTCCTCGCCCGACTTGATACCCTCGGTCCTGGAATCATATACCAGCCACACAGTGCCGGCCCTCTGGATCATCCTGTAGAAGTAATATGCCCACACGGAGTCCTGGAACTCATATGTCGGCAGCCCGAAACCCTTGCGGAGCTCCGGCGGTATGAACGAAGAGCTGACGGTCTTGCGAGGGAAGACGCCCTCGTTGCAGGACAGTATGATCACTGTGCCGAAATCCAGCGCCCTGGTCTCGAGAGGTCCCATGATCTGCAGGCCCTTCAGCGGTTCGCCGCTGTATGGTACCGAAACCATGGCGAGAAGACGCTGGAGCATGCGGATATAGGTAAGCGGAAGTACCGGCAGTTCCTTGGCGGAGAGATTGACTATGCTGGAACGGTAGAGGCGGGCGAATTCGGTCTCGCGCGCCAGGTATGTGTCTTTAAGTTTCGGACCGATCAGGTCGATTATCGATTTCTGATAGTCCTGGATGGCCTTTATCTGTGCCGCATCCGTCGATTTGGAATCGGTGACGACAGGTCGGAAGATGGTGTCGATCAGCTGGCGTTCCTCTTCGCCGAGAGTCTCCGAGGACAGGTCTTCCTGAGGGATGAACAGCTTGGCGCCGGCCTTTATGTTTCTGATGAGCTCGCGTCCTGCTTCTCCCATGAACATTCCAAAGATGCTGCTGGAGAGGATATTCCGTACTTGCTTGTGGTAATACAGCCAGCGCTGGCCTTTCTGGCGGAGATGAAGCTGGAGGTTGGTAATCTCGTCCATCAGCCCGTAGAATTCGCTGGAGGTCATGGGATAGCCCATGGTCACGTTGATGTCGCTGATTTCCTCCGGGATGGAGTTGAGCACCGGCATCAGCATGGTCTCGTCAGGAAGCACGATGGCCGTGTCCTCGGGGGCTCCGATAAGCTCCGGGATCTGCTTGGCCTGGCCTATCGACGACGGGACGCTGATCACGTTGACCTGAGGGACGGCAGTGACCGGCTCGAAGGAGAAGGCCTGCGGGAAATCGCTGACGTTCTTCGCCATGAAGAACGAGGATTTGTTGCGGCTGTCCCGGATCATCGCGGAGGAGTAGTCCCAGCAGAATTCAGCGATGCCTGCGTTTCTCATGGCTTTCATAACCGTCTTCTCACATTCATTCAGGGCATTCAGACCGACGAACACGAAACTGTCGCTGCGCAGGAAACGGCCGGAGAGCAGGTCGACCACGGATCCGGACTTGACTTTCTCGGCCATGTCCCGATACACCATGCCTTCATACGCCATCCCGAGGCTGGAGAGCCTCTCGCGGAATTTCTCATAAATCGGGAACAGCAGGTTCCAGATCATCAGGAAGCGGCTCTTGACATCAGGGTCATCGGACTCAAGGTTGACTTTCAGCTTGCCGTCGGCGCGGAAATGCTTGATGAAGTTCTCGATGGCCTCGCGCTGGTCGTCGGTGAGATATGAGAAACTGTCCTGTATCTGGCGATAGTCGGCCACGTTGGTAAAGAGGCCTTTCGGGCTGATCAGGTATTTGTCGACATCGTTGAAGTCGGCGAGAATGACGTCGCCCCAGAAGATGAACTCGTCGAGGGGCTCGGCCTTTGGGTTCAGGGAACGATAGACTTCGTAAAGCTCGAGGAGCAGGTTGACCTTGGTCGCAGTGTCCACTCCGGCGACTTTGTAGAAGAATTCGTTGACGGTAAGCATCTCCGGGACAAGGAGAGGCTTCTTTTCCCTGGACGCGGCGACAGCTTCTCCCAGATACTTCCGGAAGAAAAGCATCGACCTGCGGTTAGGAAAAATAAAGCATCTGCGCTCAATGTCACCGGCGGAGTAATAGTGCGCCGCCACCTGTTCCAGGAATTTCATTATAGGTTATCGTCGTCTGTTATTCCGAATCTGAATGCGATATCGTCAGGGATGTCCTCTCCCGTGTCGAAGCTGATGGAGCCTATGGCTTCGTCCATCTCGCGCCTGTCCTTCTTGGTAGGACGGCCGGCGCCGCGGTCGCGCTTGAGGAAGAATGTCTCCACAGGCGCCTTGAGCTTGTCAAGCTCGGACTGGGGAGTCAGGTTCTCGGCATAGTCGGGCACAAACTTCGCTCCGACGCGGTTCTCTATGAGTCCGATGACTTTGTAAGTGTAGAGGACCGAACCTTTGCGTATCTCGAGGGTGTCCCCGCGGGATATCATCTTGGAAGGCTTGGCAGCGACTCCGCCGACTTTCACTTTGTTTCCTTTGCAGGCTTCAGTAGCCTCGCTCCTTGTCTTGAACACCCTGATTGCCCAGAGGTATTTGTCAAGTCTAACAACATCAGCCATATTATTCTGGATTGATATACTGGTCCGGGACCTCGTCACGCTGGACGTAGGTCTCAACCAGCACGGTATTTCGCTCGGTCGGAACCAGCAGGAAGTCCTCGATCTCCGCCGGGATGAGCATGCACTCCCCTTTCCGGGCCATGTAGCTCCTCGTCGCCCCTCCTTCTTCCTTTACCTGGAATGAAGCCTCTCCTTCGAGGCAGTAGTAGAGCAGGAAGCTGTCGAACTTCTCGGAATAGATATGGAGAGCATCCTTCAGCGTAAGTTTTGTTATGATGAATTCGTCCTTCACTGCCAGTTTCTCAGAGACCTTGTCCTCCGGATGATGCTGGTGGCCGAAGTCTTCGATGTCGGGAACATGGGCGGAAAGATTGACGAAGTCGATCGCGTCGATAACGCCCAGCTCGTCCGGCGCGATCTCATGACCCCAGTCCCAGAGCTTGCAGTCGAGGGCGGAGGTTTCGGAGATTTCCACGATGTCCATGTCGCCCCAGGCTGAATGGACTTCTCCAGGGCCGATATAAAACGAGTCTCCGGCTTTCACGTCCATGACATTGAGGCTGGATTCGATGCTGCCGTCGAGACAGCCTTTATAGAGGTCGGAGGCCGTTATGTCCTTTTTGAAGCCGATGGCGACTTTTGCATCGGAACCGGCGGAACGGACATACCAGAATTTGGCTTTTCCGAGAGAGTCGAAACGGGCCTCGGCGATCGAGTCGGACGGGGTCACCATCAGCGGAAGCCTGCCTTCAGGCCTGACCATCCGGACTGATACCGGAAACTGACGGCCATAGTAGTTGTATACCTTTTCTCCGACGAGCCTGTCGAGATAGGTCTCCATTATGTCCGCGACCGAGCTGCCTTCGAGCCAGCCCTCCCTGACCACGGCGTCTTCAACTCCCTGTTCAGGGACAAATTTCAAGGGATATAATTTTTTCTCCATACGATGTCTTGTTTTAAAATCTTTCGCCACTGTCTGAATATACTGCGAATATAATACAAAAATTGTATTTTTGCATATCAAAAATGACACGCACATGAAAAACAGACTTTTAGCTGCAATAGCACTTAACACACTGATAATCATCGGGGAAATGATAGCAGTTCCGAGACAGTTCAGCATCGTCGGATGGTCCCTTCTCAAGTATTACACCTATCTGAGCAACATACTGCTGGGCATAGTTTCCATACTGTTTGTAATATATGCTGCCAAGTCCCCTCTCTGGCTGAAGAGACTGAGGCTGCTGGCCACGGGCGGAGTGGCGATGACGCTTACCGTAGTGCTGGCCGTGCTCGCCCCGTCGGAGGAGAACGGCTATTTCATATACTGCATCCAGGGTGACGGCCTGTGGGTCCACACGATATGTCCCCTGCTTTCCATCATCAGCTTCATATTTGCCGAGGACAATTCCGGCCTGAAGTACAGGGACTGCCTGCTGCCGCTCGGAGCAACCCTGCTTTACGGAGTCGTGGCGATAACCCTCAACCTTCTCCGCCTCCTCTACGGCCCGTATTTTTTCCTGCATGTCTATGAGCAGCCGATATATGTGAGCATATTCTGGGTAATCGTCCTCATGGTGCTCGTATATGTTCTCGCAGCCCTGCAGCTGATGCTTTCGAGACGCTGCAGCCGCTCAGCAGCGCTGTAAGCCCGATTTGTCATGATAAGAAACATTTTTGGCCGGAAATGAAACACCGGTCACAAGTTTTTTTGCGACTTTCGTACACTGTAAACTATATCGAATAATTAACACACGTACTAATGAATTTCAATAAAGCATTCATCATGCTGGGAATTGCTTTCTTGTCACAGGCAGGACTGCACAATTCCTTCGCAGCAAATAAACCGCAGACCGTACAGTCTCCGGACGGTCATCTCAAAATTGAGGTCAACACGACCGGCGACCTGAGTTACGACGTATATGCCGGAGAAAAGGCGATAATGACCGGGAATACCCTGTCGATCAAAATCGGGGACAAGGTCTATGGCCATGACGCCAGACTAGTGAAAGCCACCCGCAAGTCAGTCAACGAGACTTTCCAGCCATTCCTTGCGTTCAAGTCCTCGACAGTCGAAAACAAATACAACCAGCTTCTGCTTAAGTTCAAAGGAGGTTATTCGGTGGAATTCCGCGCATACGACGACGGTATAGCCTACCGTTTCCTCACAAATCTCCCGGGCAAGGTGGAAGTTCTTGACGAAGAAATCGGAGTCCGCTTCCCTGAGGCCTTCAGGATGACGCTCCAGCAGTGCGACCGCTTCAAGACATCATACGAGGAGAGATACTCCCACCCGCTTTCTTCAGAATGGAAGGAAGGAGACAAGATGGCTCACCTCCCGATACTCGCCCAGACAGGCGAAGGCTGCAACATAATGTTCAGCGAAACCAATCTCTTCGACTACCCGGGAGCATTCTTCCGCAGCAAAGGCGACAACGGGTTCACCTCAATCTTCCCGAAATATCCTGCAAAGCAGGTTCAGGAGCCGGACAGGGACAGAAGCCTGAAGATCGAGGAAGAGGCTGAATATATCGCTCTCACCGACGGAAAGCGTGAGTTCCCATGGAGATATTTCGTGATCACAAAGGAGGACGGAGACCTTCTCACGACCACCCTCCCTGTACGTCTTGCAGAGAGGAGCGCCATCGAAGACACAAGCTGGATCAAGCCGGGACAGGCAAGCTGGGAATGGTGGAACGGCGCTATTCCTTACGGCCCGGATGTCAACTTCAAGTCCGGATGCAACCTCGAGACATACAAGTACTTCATTGATTTTGCATCGAAATACGGCATCGAGTACATCGTAATGGATGAAGGCTGGGCCAAGAACACGAGAGACCCGTTCACCCCGAACCCTGACGTCGACCTGCACGAGCTTATCCGCTACGGAAAGGAGAAGAATGTCGGAATCATCCTCTGGCTCACATGGCTCTGCGTGGAGAACAATCCTGCCGTATTCGAGACCTTCGAGAAATGGGGCGTGGCCGGCATCAAGATCGACTTCATGGACAGGAGCGACCAGTGGATGGTCAACTTCTACGAGCGCACGGTCGCAGAAGCAGCGAAGCACCATCTCTTCATAGACTATCACGGAGCATACAAGCCTTCAGGACTTGAATACAAATATCCTAACCTGCTCTCTTATGAAGGTGTGACCGGAATGGAGCAGATGGGAGGTTGCAAGCCTGAGAACAGCGTATATCTCCCGTTCCTGCGCAACGTGACGGGAGCAATGGAATACACCCCGGGAGCAATGATCAGCATGCAGCCGGAGTATTATTCCGCCCGCCGTCCGAACTCGGCTTCGATAGGCACCAGGGCATATCAGATGGCCCTTTTCGTAGTATTCGAATCAGGCATCCAGATGCTCGCCGACAACCCTACCCTCTATTACAGGAACGATGAATGCACCAAGTTCATTTCTGACGTGCCTGTGCTCTGGGATGAGACAAAGGCTCTTGCCGCAGAAATAGGACAGTACGTGCTGGTTGCCAAGCGCAAAGGTGACAAGTGGTTCATCGGAGGAATGACGTCCGAGAGAAACGAGCCGCTTGTAATCGAGTTCCCTCTCGACTTCCTCGGCGAAGGCTCATACACCATGACCTCTTTCGAGGACGGCATCAACGCCGACGTCCAGGCCATGGATTACCGCAAGAATACCAAGAAAGTGGCAAAGGGTGACAAGATAACTGTCTCCATGGTACGCAACGGAGGATTCGCCGCAGTAATCGAACAATAATGCTAAATCAATAAGACATGAGAAAATTTATATTATTCATCACTTTTCTGGCCATCACGGTCTCATCATTCGCTCAGAAAAAAGACATTGACAGGGATTGGGCCCAGTTCGGAAGATACGCTGAAGACAACGCCAAGATTACCAAGAGCCCGAAGGCAGTGCTCTACGGAGACTCTATCACCGACGGCTGGCCATCGCATGACGAGGCCTTCTTCAAAGAGCATGATTTCGTCGGAAGGGGCATCGGCGGACAGACTACGGAGCAGATGCTCGTAAGGTTCCGTCACGACGTAATCAACCTCAAGCCGAAGTATGTCGTCATCCTTGCCGGAATCAATGATATCGCAAGGAATAACGGATATATCTCGAATGAAGTCACCGTTGACAACATCATAACCATGTGCGAACTTGCGAAGCTGCACAAGATCAGACCGATAATCTGTTCCCTGACCCCTGCGACTTACTGCAGATGGAGAATGGAGGTTACCGATGTTGCCGAGCAGGTTGCGAACGTCAATGCCATGCTTAAGGCATATGCGGCAAAGAACCATATCCCATACGTCGATTACTTCAATGCCCTCAAGGACGAGAACGCCGCCCTTCCCGAGAATCTCGGTCATGACAGCGTCCACCCTAACCTTGACGGCTATAAGATCATGGAATCAGTTCTCCTCAAGACCCTCAGATAAACCTAGGCCTTGACTTCGATTTCGATCGACTGGAGATCCTTGTCGGCAGAGGAAGTACCGTAGAGGATACGGTAACGGCCAGGCATTACTGAAAGCTCATCAATCGACTCATCATAGTATTCGAAAGTATGAGGCCCGAGCTCGACCTTGACCTTGACAGTCTTGCCGGCCGGCACGGATACCTTCTTGAAGCCCTTGAGGGACTTGATCGGAGCCGAAGGATTATCAAGACTCTTGACATAGACCTGTACGGTCTCCTCTCCGTCCACAGAACCGGTATTGGAGACCGGTACGGTCACATAAAGCTTGTCTCCCTTCTTGGCGACAGTTTTGTTTATCTTGCCCTCCCCGATAGAGAAAGTAGTATAGCTCAGACCATAGCCGAACTGGTAGAGAGGAATACCACGGAAATATCTGTAGGTACGGCCCTCCATATTGTAGTCCAGGAAATCCGGCAACTGGTCGGTAGAAGCATAGAACGTCACAGGAAGACGGCCGGAAGGATTGTAATCGCCGAAAAGGATATCGGCAAGAGCCTTGGCGCCGCCCTGGCCCGGATACCAAGCCTGGAGAAGGGCATCGTAGCTGCGCTCCACGCTGGCGAAAGCGATACATGAACCGGAACAATTGACAAGAATGACCGGACGACCAGTCTCATGCATGGCCCTGACAAGTCTCTGCTGGACGGCCGGGAGTTCGATGTCAGCCTTGTCGCCGCCCTCACCCTCCATCTGCGAAGAAATACCGCCGATCACGATTATCGCATCGGCATCGGCAACCTTCTCTTTAAGGGCAGAGAACTCGGCGAGAGACCTCTGGCAGATCTGGGTATTGAACATGGCGAAAGGCCCGTTACCCTTGCGGTACTCGATGACTACGTCATAAGAATTGCCCTCAACGACATCGAAAGTCTTGTAAGGCACATTATGGTTCCCGCCGAAGAAAGACATGCGGCCGCCGGAAGGAGCGCCGTTATCCACCACCTTGCCATTGACAGTAAGCTTATAACCATTGTCCGAAGCGATGAAATAGCTCATAGGACCGGTAAAATCAGCCACATACTTACCGGAGACACGCACTGAAATCTTGTCAGTCCCGACACCCTCTGCAAACCCGTAGGCGCCGAAAGTGCTGAAACGCAGCTCGCTGTAATAATCTGTCTTCACAGGCTCGCCCGAAAGCTCATTATTATTGTAGAACTCCACATACATACCCTTACCCTCGTTGAAATCGCCGAGATGATAGACCGTATTGTAATCATCATTGAGCTCGCACGCCTTCTCATAATAGACCTCGGCCCCGGGAACCGCATTACGGATACCCTCAAGCAGAGAATGCTGATGCTCCTTGGTCGGAGTTCCGCCATAGTTTCCGTTGAGAAGATCCACGTCGTCTGCATTAGGACCGACAACCGCTATCTTCTTCACTGACTTGGAAAGCGGAAGCACATTAC
This portion of the Bacteroidales bacterium WCE2008 genome encodes:
- a CDS encoding PD-(D/E)XK nuclease superfamily protein; translation: MKFLEQVAAHYYSAGDIERRCFIFPNRRSMLFFRKYLGEAVAASREKKPLLVPEMLTVNEFFYKVAGVDTATKVNLLLELYEVYRSLNPKAEPLDEFIFWGDVILADFNDVDKYLISPKGLFTNVADYRQIQDSFSYLTDDQREAIENFIKHFRADGKLKVNLESDDPDVKSRFLMIWNLLFPIYEKFRERLSSLGMAYEGMVYRDMAEKVKSGSVVDLLSGRFLRSDSFVFVGLNALNECEKTVMKAMRNAGIAEFCWDYSSAMIRDSRNKSSFFMAKNVSDFPQAFSFEPVTAVPQVNVISVPSSIGQAKQIPELIGAPEDTAIVLPDETMLMPVLNSIPEEISDINVTMGYPMTSSEFYGLMDEITNLQLHLRQKGQRWLYYHKQVRNILSSSIFGMFMGEAGRELIRNIKAGAKLFIPQEDLSSETLGEEERQLIDTIFRPVVTDSKSTDAAQIKAIQDYQKSIIDLIGPKLKDTYLARETEFARLYRSSIVNLSAKELPVLPLTYIRMLQRLLAMVSVPYSGEPLKGLQIMGPLETRALDFGTVIILSCNEGVFPRKTVSSSFIPPELRKGFGLPTYEFQDSVWAYYFYRMIQRAGTVWLVYDSRTEGIKSGEESRYIKQLQYHFRVPVRRYVARAELKSLPEDSEVPKPADIADRLRKTLLSATAMQNYLTCPVKFYYHTIERLKAEDEVAESLDAGMLGNVYHAVMQALYLGEKAMEPDFSMERKDIDASIADGTLQPLTMVTSEYIGRWLKRRPEIKGKIRALILGQLHTTDVSGRNLVLEEVVCNYVMKTLEVDKRLLDERHLKGFRILGLEKQMFWTFEGYRFHGYVDRLDSLGEGSLRIVDYKTGKVTDNDVAIGEDNAEKVIEKLYGSDDENRPKIAFQLFIYDKFITSDKDLSKFKDVENVIYPAAKLFVGDPLSAPMNSEFSKKMEERLSEMLKEIADPSIPFRRTGDSKACEYCDFKNICGR
- a CDS encoding mannose-6-phosphate isomerase, producing MEKKLYPLKFVPEQGVEDAVVREGWLEGSSVADIMETYLDRLVGEKVYNYYGRQFPVSVRMVRPEGRLPLMVTPSDSIAEARFDSLGKAKFWYVRSAGSDAKVAIGFKKDITASDLYKGCLDGSIESSLNVMDVKAGDSFYIGPGEVHSAWGDMDIVEISETSALDCKLWDWGHEIAPDELGVIDAIDFVNLSAHVPDIEDFGHQHHPEDKVSEKLAVKDEFIITKLTLKDALHIYSEKFDSFLLYYCLEGEASFQVKEEGGATRSYMARKGECMLIPAEIEDFLLVPTERNTVLVETYVQRDEVPDQYINPE
- a CDS encoding heat shock protein Hsp15: MADVVRLDKYLWAIRVFKTRSEATEACKGNKVKVGGVAAKPSKMISRGDTLEIRKGSVLYTYKVIGLIENRVGAKFVPDYAENLTPQSELDKLKAPVETFFLKRDRGAGRPTKKDRREMDEAIGSISFDTGEDIPDDIAFRFGITDDDNL
- a CDS encoding Lysophospholipase L1; translated protein: MRKFILFITFLAITVSSFAQKKDIDRDWAQFGRYAEDNAKITKSPKAVLYGDSITDGWPSHDEAFFKEHDFVGRGIGGQTTEQMLVRFRHDVINLKPKYVVILAGINDIARNNGYISNEVTVDNIITMCELAKLHKIRPIICSLTPATYCRWRMEVTDVAEQVANVNAMLKAYAAKNHIPYVDYFNALKDENAALPENLGHDSVHPNLDGYKIMESVLLKTLR
- a CDS encoding beta-glucosidase; protein product: MKKPSIFCVAVLSVLVSCGGGKTYEYPFQNPRLSNEERVENLLSLLTPEEKVGLMMNKSVSVDRLGIPSYNWWSEACHGVRQDGYTVYPQPIGMAASFNPEQVYEVFSQVSDEARANWNRSDHDVFGVGMGVTYYPGNPELTFWCPNVNIFRDPRWGRGQETPGEDPYLSTVMGVQTVKGMQGNDKKYYKTHACAKHYAVHSGPEPLRHSYDASVSMRDLWETYLPAFKALVTEADVQEVMCAYNRYEGVPCCTSDRLLIDILRNKWGYKSLVVTDCDAINNFFNKNQHGTHPDALSAGVDAIMNGTDLECGKTMMSLVEGLRKGLINESDLDVHLRRTLLSRFQLGMFDPAEKLPWAGLGEDMISSEEHDALAVQSARESMVLLKNEGNVLPLSKSVKKIAVVGPNADDVDLLNGNYGGTPTKEHQHSLLEGIRNAVPGAEVYYEKACELNDDYNTVYHLGDFNEGKGMYVEFYNNNELSGEPVKTDYYSELRFSTFGAYGFAEGVGTDKISVRVSGKYVADFTGPMSYFIASDNGYKLTVNGKVVDNGAPSGGRMSFFGGNHNVPYKTFDVVEGNSYDVVIEYRKGNGPFAMFNTQICQRSLAEFSALKEKVADADAIIVIGGISSQMEGEGGDKADIELPAVQQRLVRAMHETGRPVILVNCSGSCIAFASVERSYDALLQAWYPGQGGAKALADILFGDYNPSGRLPVTFYASTDQLPDFLDYNMEGRTYRYFRGIPLYQFGYGLSYTTFSIGEGKINKTVAKKGDKLYVTVPVSNTGSVDGEETVQVYVKSLDNPSAPIKSLKGFKKVSVPAGKTVKVKVELGPHTFEYYDESIDELSVMPGRYRILYGTSSADKDLQSIEIEVKA
- a CDS encoding alpha-glucosidase: MNFNKAFIMLGIAFLSQAGLHNSFAANKPQTVQSPDGHLKIEVNTTGDLSYDVYAGEKAIMTGNTLSIKIGDKVYGHDARLVKATRKSVNETFQPFLAFKSSTVENKYNQLLLKFKGGYSVEFRAYDDGIAYRFLTNLPGKVEVLDEEIGVRFPEAFRMTLQQCDRFKTSYEERYSHPLSSEWKEGDKMAHLPILAQTGEGCNIMFSETNLFDYPGAFFRSKGDNGFTSIFPKYPAKQVQEPDRDRSLKIEEEAEYIALTDGKREFPWRYFVITKEDGDLLTTTLPVRLAERSAIEDTSWIKPGQASWEWWNGAIPYGPDVNFKSGCNLETYKYFIDFASKYGIEYIVMDEGWAKNTRDPFTPNPDVDLHELIRYGKEKNVGIILWLTWLCVENNPAVFETFEKWGVAGIKIDFMDRSDQWMVNFYERTVAEAAKHHLFIDYHGAYKPSGLEYKYPNLLSYEGVTGMEQMGGCKPENSVYLPFLRNVTGAMEYTPGAMISMQPEYYSARRPNSASIGTRAYQMALFVVFESGIQMLADNPTLYYRNDECTKFISDVPVLWDETKALAAEIGQYVLVAKRKGDKWFIGGMTSERNEPLVIEFPLDFLGEGSYTMTSFEDGINADVQAMDYRKNTKKVAKGDKITVSMVRNGGFAAVIEQ